cgccgcaggcaaaaatttcccgtggcgggtcgcggaaaaccacccacctggcaacactgctgctgagctgccgacgtcggccttcgttcttcttctctgcctgtcccgccctcgtgtgacgtaacgtcgtcgagggcggggcagagaagaagaaggaagggcgatgtcggcagctcagcagagctcagtgctgcgttcccggaccctcgctgtttcaatagcggagcgagggcctgaccgggtagaaggtgggtggcggaggcggcgactcgggtggggggagcgttagacggcggtgtccctccctcagcattaatgcgcagtacagaccctctgtgttccggccccccccccccccgtcatcacgtattgacgtgggggcggggcagagaaggtctctactgcgcatttgcgagtgagtacggtcactcgccgtttatatgtttgatttttatttattaatttattgcatttgtatcccacattatcccacctatttgcaggctcaatgtggcatacagagacctgttatggtgACACCATTCCAGGATATCAAATACAATTGGTAATGCAAAAAGAATAAAGACAGGAAAAGAGATCTAAGCAGATAGTTATCGAAGGATGACTTTCAGAACAGGGTAGTTTGATGAGGTGGTGTTGTTGGTAGGCTATGGGActcgcagcactgatttcaatggtcactacaaatcccacgctgctttgggatgtaagttcaaaaccaggtctAGTCAAAAAGtctgcagcctggaactgggtaacttggcgtcTCTGCATGGGCAATTATTTCTTAAGAGTTTGGCACATCTTTATTGTAGGGTATTGTCAGGGCTCCCTTAACTGTTGGACCAGGTGAGACAGTGGCCCAGGGTGTCAGCACTTAAAAGTGCCAAAATATCCCGTCTTTaacctcacctggtctacaggttaagccttttcttcctCTTCCCTGCCACAGTCCGTCTTTCGCTTTCTCTCTTGGGTCCGCATTACTGTCTTACTTCGCGCACTCCCCTGTGGTCCTGTAAAGCTGATGTAAACTTTACGGGATTGCATGCGAGTGAGTGAGGGGaacgggagagagagagaatgaaccaGGATGCTGGCccaaagaagggagagatgccagacctgggGGCACTGGAAGTTTGGGGTGGGTGCCGCCAAAGCATGCCGGTTCGTGGTGCTGCCAAAGCACGCAGGTTTTGAGTGCCACTATCACTTGAGGCGTCCCTGGGTATTGCAGCTTCGCTTCTTGACCATGAGTGTCTGTTCATATACAACTCTTTTATTTggaactgatgaaagctcctagAAGCTATTAAAAAAATTCATGAAAATAACCTAATAAAATGTTATCTTACTAATCTAGTTTATTAATCTTTATCTTGGCACATTCAGTAGATTAATGGCAATTTGACAACTTTCACCCAGTGTACTGATATTTTCTCAGCTTTTAAGCATGTATCTAATGGGTAACATAGATGgcagatacatgacagacttgatcgacttaccaactagaaatacatcagaatcaacacgatcatatctgaatctgcactacccaagctgcaaaggacttaaatacaaatcaacttacgcatccagcttctcctacataagcacacaactatggaacgcattgccaaaagccttgaaattgacgtacgaccacctcaacttccggaaatcacaaaaaactaacctgtttaaaaaggcatgccccaccgatccaacgtaaatgcctgctccctgcaacacaacaaaactaaagaacgtaatggacaaaacgcaACTCTTCCGATGCACGTTTCCCTAATGTGGCAATGCCATATGAACTTCaccttaccataacatcactttgtatttgttctcactggagtctgcaaatgcctctccggtactatgcaagccacattgagcctacaaataggtgggaaaatgtgggatacaaatgtaacataaataaattaaacctgaacggtccatccagtctcccagCCAACAGTCACATTATGAGTGCGTGATTAAACCAACAGTGACTGTGGTGTaaaaatacttgatcctgatctttctttgccatttttgggacctagaccatagaagtctgccctgcagtgTCCTTATGTACCAGAGTTGCTGTCCAAGCCCTTGCCAGTCTATAATCTGTCTTGTCATACGTGGGACTGTATCTAAAAGTCATTAGATGTGGCCTAGAAAGTGAATAAATGGGCCAATCTTGTTATGACACAGCTCTGTGAGCTTTAACATTAGATAGATATGATCAAGTTTGGCCAGTAAAGTCTGCATGACTGGCATGCTTTTCCTTTTTCAGTTTTTAGATAAGGTTACCTGTTCTGCTGTAGTCGCTTGCCGCCCCTGTTTAATAAGTCGCATGCTAATGCCGCTGTGTCAGCATTGTTGCGTGGCAGCCGTTAGTacggggggggttggttggtttgGCACCCTTTCTGCACATTGTAATTTACTTTTTTATGGAATTCCCTTTCCTGTACAGCAGAATTAGTTTGAtgattttaaataattaaatacatTAACGATTATTCTTTACTATATTAAGGTTGCAGATCTCTTGTTTCAAACTGGAAAAGCTGCTGCAATCCCCTATGACTGTATCTGTGGGGTTCCTTACACTGCCTTACCGCTGGCTACTGTTATCTGTTCAACCCATCAGATACCGATGCTCATTAGAAGAAAGGAGGCCAAAGATTATGGTAACCTTTACTGTTCTTTTctttgatttaaaaaattaattagaAGTATATAGATGTAAACATTAGAAAAAGAAACTTGCAAAATACAGCTTATTcttcaatcattttttttttaattttctcttcaGTGCTTCATGCAAAGATCTTGTATAATGTAAATTTTTGAGTTTCCTGAACCTTGTAGAGTATCGTTCATATGTGTTCTATGAATAGTTGACAGTATATAGAATTCCTCTTTTCACATTACCTCTCCCAGTCACTCagactgcgcccccccccccccccccccccccggcacaaatATATAACTTATAAAAGGTTGTCACACTACAAGATTTCTTATTTGAAAGACTAAGTGAACTTTTAAGTGTCTGTTTAAAGATATAAAGATTATATAGGATGGTatattttgcattcaagactgcctGTGCCTATTCAAAGAAGCGAGGGCACAACAGATAACTGAGGCCTATGGCATTCTATCAGAAAGTTATTTGGGCGGTTGGATGGATTATATAgtccttctcaacccagtcctagggacacacctaaccagtcaggttttcaggatattcataataaatatgcatgagagaatttGCAAAcagtggaggtagggcatgcagatttatctcatgcatattcattgtgggtattctgaaaacctgactggctaggtgtgttcaaggactggattgagaacccctggtctagggCAAATCTGCTGGAGCAGAACCCGAGGCTGATCACAACAAGTACAAAGGGAATTAGAGGGTTGGGGGAATTGAACTGTTGAAGTTATTCATTGCTGTATGATTGACCCATGGAAGAAGAAAATGTGTGCCAGATGATTATAATTTATTGAAGTTaccaaaatgttttattttatttgtggggGGAGCGTGCTCTCAGCTCTGTCTCTTATACCCTAGGTCTCTGCTTCCACATCCCCTGGCCCACCAGTTCTCAAGATCAGCATGCCTTTGGGTTTGGCTTCCACAGTAGTAAAGGGTTGACTCAACACCCTTTTTCGCTACCATCATACTCTGTTCTCTGTTATAATTCCACATAAATAATTTCAAAGCTGAATTCCCCAAGGACCACAGTCTTAACTGTATCACATCTGTCACCAAAAGCTAATGGAAACTCAGGACTAAGATTCAACATTAGTTAGGATCCTGTATTCCAGTTCCTCTTCTGTAAGTGGCTAGGTAACCACAGGCAGATAAGGTTATCATCGTACCTTGATTTATTAAGGTGTAGCTGGGTCACAatacttggaggagtggcctagtggttagagcactggtcttgctatccagaggtggctggttcaaatcccactgctgctccttgtgatcttgggcaaggcacttaaccctccattgcctcaggtacaaacttagattttgagccctcctgggacagagaaatatccagagtacctgaatgtaactcaccttgagctactactaaaaaaggtgtgagcaaaatctaaataaataaataaaataaattaataaatatgatGAGAGAGCTGGAAAGCAAACTTGTTAGTAGCTGTGGTTTGACAAATTGGCAGCTTATTGGTCTCCAGTCTGTCAGTACCACACAGAGCTACCTATTGGCCTCCCTCGGTGTTTCCTTTCTTCATGTAAAGCAGCATGGATAACAATGTGGTAGGCCATCTTAGACCACTTTGTGTtaataagaaaataagatgatacctttttatacaGAGCAGCATGTCATTGTTCAAGGAGAAAATGATGAGCAAAgcaatttaatttttaatttttttttcaggcttGGCTTGagtatttttcttaatttttgttttggttgTGCAGGTACTAAACGTCTTGTTGAAGGTAGAGTTAATTCAGGCGAAACTTGTTTGATCATCGAAGATGTGGTCACCAGTGGATCTAGCATCTTGGAAACTGTTGACGTCCTTCGGAAAGAGGGGTTGAAGGTTTCTGATGCTATTGTGCTAGTGAACAGAGAGCAAGGCGGGGAGGCCAGGTTACAGGAGCATGGCATCCGCTTGCACTGTGTGTGTACGCTCTCGAAACTCTTAGACATCCTCCATCAGCACAGCAAAATTGACACACAGATGGTAGATAAAGTGAGGAAGTTCATTCAGGAGACCAGTAGCCTCCCAGTCACACAGCTGAATGGTTCTGTGCCAGTGACGAAAAAGTGCAAAGAAATGGGCTTTGGCGCTCGCTTGCAGCTTCCAGGAATTCACCTTCTGACAGCTCGGCTCCTCAAAGTGATGGAGAAGAAACAGAGCAACCTGTGTCTCTCTGCTGATGTCACAGACCCCAAAGAACTACTGCAGCTGGCTGACAGCTTGGGGCCCAGCATCTGTATGTTAAAGACTCACATAGACATCCTGAGCAACTTCACGCTGGATCTGATGAAGGAGCTGAGAACGCTTGCTGATCAGCACGAATTCCTGATATTTGAAGATCGGAAGTTTGCAGATATTGGGAACACAGTGAAACATCAGTATGAAGGTAATTTGTCTTATTTTTGATCTCTTCTAGTGCAGGGTCTTTCAACCTGTATAAGGGGCTCAGAACCCAGAGGTGGGCTATGAAGGAGTTGTAAGAGGCTCAGAAGATTAAACCTCATTGGAAAACTTGAATGAGATTTAGGATGTGTGGGGCCTTTTAACTTTTAAGAAAAATTGTCAGcttctttgttttgaaaatccaAGCTTTCCAAAGTGCCAAGGCTCCTTCATGGAGCCCACAGACGTGACGCTGGTGGTGCCTGCCTTGGATGCAGTGGTTTTGGCATAGCTCTTGAGGCGGTTCCAGGATGGGGATTTGAAGCTTGAGTTCTGCAGGGGCCTCAGTTTCATTGCTTTTGCTTATACTTGTAATAAAAGACTTAATAGACATGACTTGATGGTCACACACTCAAGGCCCTTTTCAGCTGTCAGATTGGCTTCCAACCGAATATTGCTGCAAATATTTTAAGTATATTAAGCCTTATTGCTGTTTAATTAGCACCTATATGTCATGCTGACCGGTAGCCTATCTGTTCCTTTTCAGGCCCTTTGGTCTTGTCAGAATCTTTTTGTGGTTTCTTCTACTAAGGAGGTACATTTGCAAGATCTGAAAGAGCTTTTTCAGTTGTAGGCCTAGATCTTTGCAGCAACATCCCTAGGACAGTAAAATTCTGGGATAATTCGTAGCACTATTGCAAGTGTTGAGATATTGCTTTAGATTGTatgcaagattaaaaaaaaagtggggtCTAATTTTGCTAACTTTTAGAGAAATAGCTTTGTGGGGTTTTATAATTTTTTGCAGCTGTTTGTTTTGATATGGagagaagtgttttgttttgtatttaatttaatGTTGCATTTTTTTGTATGTTGTATAATCTTTGTATTTTGTGTCATTTGTATTTGTGATAGGATTTTATGTAAATTGCTGCATGCTATTAGTAGTGAaaattaacccccaaattctgtatatggcgcccaaAGATACACGCTCAAATCTGCACTCTGTGCTGGGTTGTGCGTGTATATCTTAATTAGTTAAGCTAATTGGTGAtcgctaacaagcaattaatagcactaattggcactaatgagGAATTATGCTCACACCTCTctacgcgtattctataaagtgcggtGCACAGTTTGTGAGTCGCACAACTGAAAGGGGGGTATGATCAGGGGGCATGTCTGTTAGTTATGCATCCTATTATGGAATCTGGCCTTAACAGAAAAAATTGTCAACATGAGCTacagttaagacatgttattgtaACGTTAACCCGGGTTATTAGTAATCAGGCCTCATTGTTtacttta
The genomic region above belongs to Microcaecilia unicolor chromosome 7, aMicUni1.1, whole genome shotgun sequence and contains:
- the LOC115475161 gene encoding uridine 5'-monophosphate synthase-like, translated to MASLSSSLAELACRLYEVQALKFGAFTLKSGISSPIYFDLRGVVSQPALMNQVADLLFQTGKAAAIPYDCICGVPYTALPLATVICSTHQIPMLIRRKEAKDYGTKRLVEGRVNSGETCLIIEDVVTSGSSILETVDVLRKEGLKVSDAIVLVNREQGGEARLQEHGIRLHCVCTLSKLLDILHQHSKIDTQMVDKVRKFIQETSSLPVTQLNGSVPVTKKCKEMGFGARLQLPGIHLLTARLLKVMEKKQSNLCLSADVTDPKELLQLADSLGPSICMLKTHIDILSNFTLDLMKELRTLADQHEFLIFEDRKFADIGNTVKHQYEGGMFRIASWSDVVNAHVVPGPGILEGLKEVGLPLQRGCLLIAEMSSQGSLATGDYTKAAVKMAEEHPDFVFGFISGSRVSSKPEFLHLTPGVQMQAGGDNLGQQYLTPQEVISKRGSDIIIVGRGILSAPNRVAAAEAYRKAAWEAYISRLEGPPED